Proteins found in one Passer domesticus isolate bPasDom1 chromosome 16, bPasDom1.hap1, whole genome shotgun sequence genomic segment:
- the AURKA gene encoding aurora kinase A isoform X1 — translation MDRNMKENHAALPGRAAKVPNPLGDAPKRVPVSQHSAQSRSLTSGAPARVLCPANFAQRVPVQPQKPALSTQKVPSSQAAQQLRPKQAAVRPQAASKSSEKPPQAAAPGNAQNPEAESTSKQKTEETKKKSEETKKRQWSLDDFEIGRPLGKGKFGNVYLAREKQSKFILALKVLFKTQLEEAGVEHQLRREVEIQSHLRHPNILRLYGYFHDVTRVYLILEHAPRGEVYRELQRLTKFDEQRTATYITELADALSYCHSKRVIHRDIKPENLLLGSNGELKIADFGWSVHAPSSRRTTLCGTLDYLPPEMIEGRTHDEKVDIWSLGVLCYEFLVGKPPFETKTYQETYRAISRVEYKFPPFVTEGARDLISKLLKHNPFQRLPLKDVLLHPWITANSTKVPTSRKSDGAAPSKT, via the exons ATGGACAGGAACATGAAGGAGAACCACGCCGCGTTGCCAGGCCGCGCTGCCAAG GTCCCCAACCCCCTCGGGGATGCCCCCAAGCGTGTCCCCGTGTCGCAGCACTCGGCCCAGAGCCGCTCCCTGACCAGCGGAGCTCCAGCCCGAGTTCTGTGTCCTGCAAACTTCGCCCAGCGAGTGCCCGTGCAGCCCCAAAAACCTGCACTGTCCACCCAAAAAGtgcccagcagccaggcagcgcaGCAGCTCCGGCCCAAGCAGGCTGCTGTGAGACCTCAGGCTGCGAGCAAGAGCAGTGAGAAgcctccccaggctgcagcacctggTAACG CACAAAACCCTGAAGCAGAAAGCACCTCGAAACAGAAAACTGAAGAGaccaaaaagaaaagtgaagagACTAAAAA AAGGCAATGGTCTCTTGATGATTTTGAAATTGGTCGTCCTCTGGGCaaaggaaaatttgggaatgTGTACCTGGCACGTGAAAAACAGAGCAAATTTATTCTGGCACTGAAAGTGCTCTTTAAAACACAGCTTGAGGAGGCTGGTGTAGAACATCAACTACGAAGAGAAGTGGAAATACAATCTCATCTTAG GCACCCCAACATCCTCAGATTATATGGCTACTTCCATGATGTGACAAGAGTCTACCTGATCCTGGAGCATGCACCTCGTGGGGAGGTCTACAGGGAGCTTCAGAGGCTCACCAAGTTTGATGAGCAAAGAACTGCTACT TACATCACAGAACTCGCAGATGCCCTCTCGTACTGTCACTCCAAGCGTGTGATCCACAGAGACATCAAGCCAGAGAACTTGCTGCTGGGCTCAAATGGAGAGTTAAAAATTGCTGACTTTGGGTGGTCTGTGCATGCTCCATCTTCTAG GAGAACAACTCTCTGTGGGACACTTGACTACCTGCCTCCTGAAATGATTGAGGGAAGGACACACGATGAAAAGGTGGATATTTGGAGCCTGGGAGTTCTGTGCTATGAGTTCCTTGTAGGGAAACCACCTTTTGAAACAAAAACCTATCAAGAAACCTACAGAGCTATTTCCAGG GTGGAATACAAGTTTCCTCCATTTGTAACAGAAGGTGCAAGGGATTTAATTTCCAAGCTCCTGAAGCACAACCCCTTCCAGCGCCTGCCCCTGAAGGATgtccttctccatccctggatcACAGCAAACTCGACCAAGGTTCCCACCAGCAGGAAGAGTGATGGTGCTGCCCCATCCAAAACATAG
- the AURKA gene encoding aurora kinase A isoform X2 has product MDRNMKENHAALPGRAAKVPNPLGDAPKRVPVSQHSAQSRSLTSGAPARVLCPANFAQRVPVQPQKPALSTQKVPSSQAAQQLRPKQAAVRPQAASKSSEKPPQAAAPAQNPEAESTSKQKTEETKKKSEETKKRQWSLDDFEIGRPLGKGKFGNVYLAREKQSKFILALKVLFKTQLEEAGVEHQLRREVEIQSHLRHPNILRLYGYFHDVTRVYLILEHAPRGEVYRELQRLTKFDEQRTATYITELADALSYCHSKRVIHRDIKPENLLLGSNGELKIADFGWSVHAPSSRRTTLCGTLDYLPPEMIEGRTHDEKVDIWSLGVLCYEFLVGKPPFETKTYQETYRAISRVEYKFPPFVTEGARDLISKLLKHNPFQRLPLKDVLLHPWITANSTKVPTSRKSDGAAPSKT; this is encoded by the exons ATGGACAGGAACATGAAGGAGAACCACGCCGCGTTGCCAGGCCGCGCTGCCAAG GTCCCCAACCCCCTCGGGGATGCCCCCAAGCGTGTCCCCGTGTCGCAGCACTCGGCCCAGAGCCGCTCCCTGACCAGCGGAGCTCCAGCCCGAGTTCTGTGTCCTGCAAACTTCGCCCAGCGAGTGCCCGTGCAGCCCCAAAAACCTGCACTGTCCACCCAAAAAGtgcccagcagccaggcagcgcaGCAGCTCCGGCCCAAGCAGGCTGCTGTGAGACCTCAGGCTGCGAGCAAGAGCAGTGAGAAgcctccccaggctgcagcacctg CACAAAACCCTGAAGCAGAAAGCACCTCGAAACAGAAAACTGAAGAGaccaaaaagaaaagtgaagagACTAAAAA AAGGCAATGGTCTCTTGATGATTTTGAAATTGGTCGTCCTCTGGGCaaaggaaaatttgggaatgTGTACCTGGCACGTGAAAAACAGAGCAAATTTATTCTGGCACTGAAAGTGCTCTTTAAAACACAGCTTGAGGAGGCTGGTGTAGAACATCAACTACGAAGAGAAGTGGAAATACAATCTCATCTTAG GCACCCCAACATCCTCAGATTATATGGCTACTTCCATGATGTGACAAGAGTCTACCTGATCCTGGAGCATGCACCTCGTGGGGAGGTCTACAGGGAGCTTCAGAGGCTCACCAAGTTTGATGAGCAAAGAACTGCTACT TACATCACAGAACTCGCAGATGCCCTCTCGTACTGTCACTCCAAGCGTGTGATCCACAGAGACATCAAGCCAGAGAACTTGCTGCTGGGCTCAAATGGAGAGTTAAAAATTGCTGACTTTGGGTGGTCTGTGCATGCTCCATCTTCTAG GAGAACAACTCTCTGTGGGACACTTGACTACCTGCCTCCTGAAATGATTGAGGGAAGGACACACGATGAAAAGGTGGATATTTGGAGCCTGGGAGTTCTGTGCTATGAGTTCCTTGTAGGGAAACCACCTTTTGAAACAAAAACCTATCAAGAAACCTACAGAGCTATTTCCAGG GTGGAATACAAGTTTCCTCCATTTGTAACAGAAGGTGCAAGGGATTTAATTTCCAAGCTCCTGAAGCACAACCCCTTCCAGCGCCTGCCCCTGAAGGATgtccttctccatccctggatcACAGCAAACTCGACCAAGGTTCCCACCAGCAGGAAGAGTGATGGTGCTGCCCCATCCAAAACATAG